Proteins from a genomic interval of Niabella soli DSM 19437:
- a CDS encoding tagaturonate reductase, translating into MQLSKTSLSAINSQTPMVIPGEELFGLPEKVLQFGTGVLLRGLPDYFIDKANKQGVFNGRIVIVKSTDSGGTDAFATQDGLYTQCVRGLEDGKVVEEYVINAAVSRVLSAKTEWNKILEVAINPDLQLVISNTTELGIVSSNDKVTDAPPASFPGKLLVVLYERFKALGGTEAPGLVIVPTELIVDNGKKLKAILLELAQQNNLGNDFITWIENKNECCSSLVDRIVPGKLEAADEKATTELLGYQDDLKFMSEVFRLWAIESGSEKAKEVLSFARVDEGVVIAPDIEKFRELKLRLLNGTHTLSCGLAILAGFETVKEAMADEAFENYIQELTKKEIAVVLEQKGIPLEESFAFADKVIERFKNPYLDHKWISISFAFTSKMKMRNLPLIQSFYTKNAQEATAMALGFAAYLLFMRTDKEGDHFVHNNNGKALTLNDDKAAVLAALWQENDPEALVSAALAQTGLWGADLNTIPGFAEQTKYWLLTLIKDGAGATLNKFAAMEVK; encoded by the coding sequence ATGCAGCTTTCCAAAACCAGTTTATCAGCAATAAATTCCCAAACCCCAATGGTAATCCCCGGCGAAGAGCTGTTTGGGCTTCCGGAGAAAGTGTTACAGTTTGGAACCGGCGTTTTGCTCAGAGGCTTACCTGATTATTTTATAGACAAGGCAAATAAACAAGGAGTTTTCAATGGCCGGATCGTGATCGTAAAATCGACAGACTCCGGCGGTACTGATGCTTTTGCCACACAGGATGGGCTGTATACACAATGTGTACGGGGCCTGGAAGATGGAAAAGTGGTTGAAGAGTATGTGATCAATGCTGCCGTTAGCCGGGTGCTTTCCGCGAAAACAGAATGGAATAAGATCCTGGAAGTAGCCATTAATCCGGACCTGCAATTGGTGATATCAAACACTACGGAACTGGGCATCGTTTCCAGCAACGATAAGGTAACGGATGCGCCACCGGCATCGTTCCCCGGCAAATTGCTCGTTGTTTTATATGAACGTTTTAAAGCGCTGGGCGGAACGGAGGCCCCCGGACTTGTTATTGTTCCTACGGAACTGATCGTGGATAATGGCAAAAAATTAAAAGCGATCCTGCTGGAGCTGGCGCAGCAAAATAACCTGGGCAATGATTTTATAACCTGGATCGAAAACAAAAATGAATGCTGTAGCTCATTGGTCGATCGTATTGTACCGGGCAAACTGGAAGCGGCCGATGAAAAGGCCACTACTGAACTGTTGGGTTACCAGGACGACCTGAAATTTATGAGCGAAGTCTTTCGCCTCTGGGCAATAGAATCCGGAAGTGAAAAAGCAAAAGAAGTACTATCCTTTGCCCGCGTGGATGAGGGTGTGGTGATCGCTCCTGATATTGAAAAGTTCCGGGAACTGAAACTGCGCTTATTAAACGGTACGCATACCTTGTCCTGCGGCCTGGCCATACTGGCGGGCTTTGAGACCGTTAAAGAAGCCATGGCCGATGAAGCGTTTGAAAATTATATTCAGGAATTAACCAAAAAAGAGATAGCTGTCGTTCTGGAGCAAAAAGGGATCCCCCTGGAGGAATCCTTTGCCTTTGCTGATAAAGTGATCGAACGGTTTAAAAACCCCTATCTCGATCATAAATGGATCAGCATCAGCTTTGCGTTTACGTCAAAAATGAAGATGCGTAACCTGCCGTTGATTCAATCGTTCTATACCAAAAATGCACAGGAAGCAACGGCAATGGCATTGGGCTTTGCCGCTTATCTGTTATTTATGAGAACAGATAAGGAAGGCGATCATTTTGTACATAACAACAACGGAAAGGCGCTTACACTTAATGACGATAAGGCAGCGGTGCTGGCGGCTTTATGGCAGGAAAATGATCCCGAAGCGCTGGTAAGCGCTGCGCTGGCCCAAACGGGGCTGTGGGGTGCGGATCTTAACACGATTCCCGGTTTTGCGGAACAAACTAAATACTGGTTATTAACGTTAATTAAAGATGGGGCTGGCGCCACATTAAATAAATTTGCAGCAATGGAGGTAAAATAA
- a CDS encoding UxaA family hydrolase, with protein sequence MQRIVLKVHPKDNVIVALQDLEKGQEVTYDGKSYVLVEDIPAKHKFFMNDMQAGDEIIMYGVLVGKAQEFIPAGGRMTTANTKHAADPFEYRPYHYTWTPPDVSRFKDRTFNGYHRADGKVGTANYWLFMPTVFCENRNLDVIREALHNELGYAVTSKYKKYTHHLVEAFKNNEDLSNLTLNALPAGAGNDGGRLFKNIDGIKFLNHQGGCGGTRQDAGTLSKLLAAYADHPNVAGVTILSLGCQNLQTKQLLEDIKLRNPSFDKPLLVFEQQQSQSEEQLVSDAIRKTFEGLIEANKIERQPAPLTALTVGVKCGGSDGFSGISANPAVGYTSDLLAALGAKVLLAEFPELCGAEQQLIDRTIDEAAARKFIHLMTTYNDQAISVGSGFFMNPSPGNIKDGLITDAIKSTGAAKKGGTSPVVDVLDYTEPASKPGLSLVCTPGNDVEATTGKAASGATLILFTTGLGTPTGNPVCPTIKLATNSSLARRMSDIIDINTGGIIDGEKTIEEMGEEILEYCIKAASGEVIPKAVLLNQDDFIPWKRGVSL encoded by the coding sequence ATGCAAAGAATAGTTTTAAAAGTTCACCCGAAAGATAATGTTATTGTAGCCCTGCAGGACCTTGAGAAAGGCCAGGAGGTTACTTACGATGGTAAATCATACGTTTTGGTTGAGGATATCCCCGCAAAGCATAAGTTTTTTATGAACGACATGCAGGCCGGCGATGAAATCATTATGTATGGCGTGTTGGTTGGCAAAGCCCAGGAGTTCATACCTGCGGGCGGGCGTATGACCACTGCCAATACCAAACATGCCGCCGATCCTTTTGAATACCGGCCCTATCATTACACCTGGACGCCCCCGGATGTTTCCCGGTTCAAAGACCGAACGTTTAACGGCTATCACCGTGCCGACGGAAAGGTAGGAACGGCTAACTACTGGCTGTTCATGCCTACTGTTTTCTGCGAGAACCGGAACCTGGATGTCATCCGCGAAGCGTTGCACAATGAATTAGGCTATGCCGTAACAAGCAAGTATAAAAAATATACCCACCATTTGGTTGAGGCCTTTAAAAATAACGAGGATCTTTCCAACCTGACACTCAATGCACTTCCTGCCGGAGCAGGTAATGATGGAGGGCGTTTATTTAAAAATATAGATGGTATTAAATTCCTGAATCACCAGGGAGGTTGCGGCGGTACCCGCCAGGATGCCGGAACCTTGAGTAAATTACTGGCCGCTTATGCGGATCATCCCAACGTGGCGGGGGTTACGATCCTGAGCCTGGGTTGTCAGAACCTGCAGACCAAACAATTACTGGAAGATATTAAATTAAGAAACCCTTCTTTTGATAAACCGTTGCTGGTTTTTGAACAACAGCAATCACAAAGCGAAGAGCAGTTGGTAAGTGACGCTATTCGCAAAACATTTGAAGGGTTGATTGAAGCAAATAAAATAGAGCGGCAACCCGCTCCGCTGACGGCATTGACAGTAGGTGTTAAATGTGGCGGCAGCGATGGGTTCAGTGGTATCAGCGCCAACCCGGCGGTAGGTTATACCAGCGATCTTTTGGCTGCACTGGGCGCAAAAGTATTGCTGGCGGAATTCCCGGAATTATGCGGGGCAGAACAACAACTGATCGACCGCACCATTGATGAAGCGGCGGCACGTAAATTCATTCACTTAATGACCACTTACAACGACCAGGCCATAAGCGTGGGATCGGGATTTTTCATGAATCCTTCCCCCGGTAATATAAAAGACGGACTGATTACGGATGCTATTAAGAGTACAGGGGCTGCAAAAAAAGGCGGCACCTCACCCGTAGTGGACGTGTTGGATTACACGGAACCGGCTTCCAAACCGGGTTTGAGCCTGGTGTGCACACCGGGTAATGATGTGGAAGCCACCACCGGGAAAGCAGCATCCGGCGCCACACTCATTTTGTTTACAACAGGATTGGGTACGCCTACCGGCAACCCGGTTTGCCCAACCATTAAATTGGCCACTAATTCGTCTCTTGCGCGCAGGATGAGTGATATCATAGATATCAACACCGGAGGTATCATTGATGGAGAAAAAACAATTGAAGAAATGGGCGAAGAAATACTGGAGTATTGCATCAAAGCCGCCAGTGGTGAAGTAATTCCCAAAGCAGTATTATTAAATCAGGATGACTTTATCCCCTGGAAAAGAGGCGTAAGTCTGTAG
- the uxaC gene encoding glucuronate isomerase, giving the protein MKQFLDDNFLLETKTAERLFHDYAKQMPIIDYHCHLPPQQIAEDAQFKNITQAWLYGDHYKWRAMRTHGVNERYVTGDATDEEKFLKWAETVPYTMRNPLYHWTHLELKRYFGIDEILNGNTGAAVYKEVSDKISSKEYSVRNLLRNMNVKVVCTTDDPADTLEFHQQIKADGFEIPVYPAFRPDNAMNVSAPETFAAYVKKLEAVANVSISDLDTYLQALKSRHDFFAEMGGSVSDHGLEYIDAADYTEAEIRAIFSKIFSGKALNAEEQVQFRSAMLVWFAEWDHEKGWVQQYHVGALRNNNSRLLAKLGPDTGWDSIGDFPQGRALSKFLNGLEKNNRLAKTILYNLNPADNELFATMAGNFNDGTVAGKVQWGSGWWFLDQKNGMIDQMNALSNMGLISHFVGMLTDSRSFLSFPRHEYFRRILCNLFGNDIENGELPGDIEWTGKIVRDICFNNANEYFGFGAANS; this is encoded by the coding sequence ATGAAACAGTTTTTAGACGACAACTTCTTATTGGAAACAAAAACAGCGGAGCGCCTCTTTCACGATTATGCCAAACAGATGCCCATAATCGATTATCACTGCCACCTCCCGCCGCAGCAGATAGCGGAGGACGCGCAATTTAAAAATATTACCCAGGCATGGCTCTATGGCGATCACTATAAGTGGCGGGCTATGCGCACGCATGGAGTTAACGAGCGTTATGTCACCGGCGATGCAACGGATGAAGAGAAATTTCTGAAATGGGCGGAAACGGTTCCGTACACCATGCGGAATCCGCTGTACCATTGGACGCACCTGGAATTGAAACGCTATTTTGGCATTGACGAAATTTTAAACGGAAATACCGGCGCGGCTGTTTACAAAGAAGTTTCTGATAAGATCAGTAGCAAGGAATACAGCGTACGCAACCTGCTGCGCAACATGAATGTGAAAGTGGTTTGTACCACAGATGATCCGGCAGATACACTGGAGTTTCACCAACAGATCAAAGCGGATGGTTTTGAGATACCCGTTTACCCCGCCTTTCGCCCGGATAATGCCATGAATGTTTCGGCACCGGAAACCTTCGCCGCTTATGTTAAAAAGTTAGAAGCAGTGGCGAATGTTTCCATCAGCGATCTGGATACCTACCTCCAGGCTTTAAAGAGCCGCCATGATTTCTTTGCGGAAATGGGTGGTTCGGTATCGGATCACGGACTGGAATATATTGATGCGGCGGATTATACGGAAGCGGAGATCCGAGCTATATTTAGTAAGATCTTTAGCGGTAAGGCGCTGAATGCAGAAGAACAAGTGCAATTCAGATCGGCTATGCTGGTGTGGTTTGCCGAATGGGATCATGAGAAAGGATGGGTACAGCAATACCACGTTGGAGCCTTGCGCAACAACAATTCGCGCCTGCTGGCAAAATTAGGTCCGGATACCGGCTGGGATTCTATCGGGGACTTCCCGCAGGGCAGGGCCTTGTCAAAATTCCTGAACGGACTGGAAAAGAACAACCGTTTGGCAAAAACCATCCTGTATAATCTGAACCCTGCCGACAATGAGTTGTTTGCAACGATGGCGGGTAACTTTAATGATGGTACCGTTGCAGGAAAAGTGCAGTGGGGCTCCGGATGGTGGTTCCTGGATCAGAAGAACGGTATGATCGATCAGATGAACGCTTTATCCAATATGGGACTGATCAGCCATTTTGTGGGGATGCTCACCGATTCCAGGAGCTTTCTTTCGTTCCCGCGGCATGAATATTTCAGAAGAATATTGTGTAATTTGTTTGGAAACGATATCGAAAATGGCGAACTTCCGGGCGATATAGAATGGACGGGAAAAATTGTCCGGGATATCTGTTTTAACAATGCCAACGAATATTTTGGATTTGGGGCAGCGAACAGTTAA
- a CDS encoding SDR family oxidoreductase, which yields MFDLTGKTALVTGGNKGIGKGMALGLARAGADIIVAARSVEAGSEIETEVKKLGRNFKYYKMDASDRENVYAFIKQVLAENERIDILINNAGTIMRKPAAEHPDAYWDSVLSINLDTPFILARELGRHMIGNGSGKIIFTCSLLSFQGGINVPGYAASKGALSSLVKALANEWASKGVNVNGIAPGYIATDNTQALRDDPDRSKSILDRIPAARWGTPEDFAGPAVFLASDAGSYVHGTILTVDGGWMGR from the coding sequence ATGTTTGATCTTACAGGAAAAACGGCTTTGGTTACCGGCGGCAACAAAGGGATTGGAAAGGGAATGGCGCTGGGACTGGCCCGGGCAGGTGCAGATATTATCGTAGCGGCACGCAGTGTAGAAGCGGGTTCTGAAATTGAAACCGAAGTAAAAAAACTGGGCAGAAATTTTAAATACTATAAAATGGACGCTTCGGACCGGGAAAATGTATATGCTTTTATAAAGCAGGTACTGGCGGAAAATGAACGGATCGATATCCTGATCAATAACGCGGGTACCATTATGCGGAAACCGGCGGCCGAGCACCCCGATGCATATTGGGATAGCGTGCTTTCCATTAACCTGGATACGCCTTTTATTTTAGCGCGGGAATTGGGCAGGCACATGATTGGCAATGGGTCGGGCAAGATCATTTTTACCTGCTCCCTGTTAAGTTTCCAGGGCGGTATTAATGTACCCGGCTATGCAGCCAGCAAGGGTGCGTTGAGCAGCCTGGTAAAGGCGTTGGCCAATGAATGGGCATCAAAAGGGGTAAATGTGAACGGCATTGCTCCGGGGTACATTGCTACGGACAATACGCAGGCCCTGCGGGATGATCCCGACCGTAGCAAATCGATCCTGGACCGCATTCCGGCAGCCCGCTGGGGCACCCCGGAAGATTTTGCGGGTCCCGCTGTGTTTTTGGCATCGGATGCCGGCAGTTATGTGCACGGAACGATCCTGACGGTGGACGGTGGATGGATGGGGCGGTAG
- the kduI gene encoding 5-dehydro-4-deoxy-D-glucuronate isomerase — protein sequence MELRYEHSPAETKTMTTEQLRESFLVENLMQQDKLTLVYSIYDRLIVGGVKPVAKAVVLKNEEELKSEFFLQRREMGVINVGGNGVITVDGKKYALGKKDCLYIGRGAKKVSFSSAGKKAPALFYILSAPAHKEYPTTKYTKEQATPVSLGDITTSNKRTIYKYIHEDGVQSCQLVMGLTVLETGCVWNSVPPHTHTRRTEIYYYFDLPEDQRLFHMMGEPQQTRHIIMKNNEAVISPPWSMHFGCGTSNYGFIWGMAGENKQYTDMDPAPVPTLQ from the coding sequence ATGGAACTACGTTATGAGCACAGTCCGGCGGAAACAAAAACAATGACCACGGAACAGTTGCGCGAAAGTTTTTTAGTAGAGAACCTGATGCAACAGGATAAACTGACATTAGTGTACAGCATTTACGACCGCCTGATCGTGGGAGGCGTAAAACCCGTTGCAAAGGCAGTTGTATTAAAAAATGAAGAGGAATTAAAGTCGGAATTTTTCCTGCAGCGCAGGGAAATGGGGGTGATCAATGTGGGGGGCAATGGCGTTATAACGGTTGATGGTAAAAAATATGCCCTGGGTAAAAAAGATTGCCTGTATATAGGACGGGGTGCAAAAAAAGTAAGCTTTAGCAGCGCCGGGAAAAAAGCTCCCGCGTTGTTTTATATTTTATCCGCGCCGGCTCATAAAGAATATCCCACTACAAAATATACCAAGGAGCAGGCAACGCCGGTGAGCCTGGGCGATATTACAACATCGAACAAAAGAACCATATATAAGTATATTCACGAAGATGGAGTCCAGAGCTGCCAGTTGGTGATGGGACTTACCGTTTTGGAAACAGGTTGCGTATGGAATTCTGTGCCGCCGCATACTCATACCCGTAGAACGGAAATTTATTATTATTTTGACTTGCCGGAAGACCAGCGCCTGTTTCACATGATGGGTGAACCGCAGCAAACGCGCCATATTATCATGAAGAATAACGAAGCGGTTATTTCTCCGCCCTGGAGCATGCACTTCGGTTGCGGCACCTCCAACTATGGATTTATCTGGGGTATGGCAGGAGAGAATAAGCAGTATACGGATATGGATCCCGCGCCGGTACCAACATTGCAATAG
- a CDS encoding sugar kinase, with the protein MSKKIVTLGEIMLRLSTPGFERFVQADSFDVTYGGGEANVAVALCNYGLNGSFVSKVPDNAIGQAAINHLRRYGVNTDFVARGGERLGIYFLETGASMRASQVIYDRAGAAIAEADAGEFDFDKILEGADWFHTTGITPALSDKAAALTEAALKAAKAKGITTSIDLNYRKKLWSKEKAREVMSELCKYVDVCIGNEEDAETTLGFKAKDTDITKGELNLEGYKDVIRQMKEKFNFKYIASSLRESYSASDNGWSALVSDGSEFYHTKKYNVRIVDRVGSGDSFASGLIYGLVTGMSMADAAEFGVAASALKHTIPGDLNHATLSDVKGLMKGDASGRVQR; encoded by the coding sequence ATGTCTAAAAAGATTGTTACACTCGGAGAAATAATGTTACGCCTGTCTACTCCCGGCTTTGAACGTTTTGTTCAGGCCGACTCTTTTGATGTTACCTATGGTGGCGGAGAAGCGAACGTGGCGGTGGCGCTTTGCAATTATGGGTTGAACGGATCGTTTGTTTCAAAAGTACCGGACAATGCAATTGGCCAGGCCGCCATCAATCATTTAAGACGCTATGGCGTAAATACCGATTTTGTAGCACGCGGCGGCGAACGTTTGGGGATCTACTTCCTGGAAACCGGTGCTTCCATGCGCGCTTCACAGGTGATCTACGACCGCGCAGGTGCGGCCATTGCGGAAGCGGATGCCGGTGAATTTGATTTTGATAAAATACTGGAAGGGGCAGATTGGTTTCATACTACCGGTATTACACCAGCGCTGAGTGATAAAGCAGCCGCATTAACCGAAGCAGCGTTGAAAGCGGCAAAGGCGAAGGGGATTACCACCAGCATCGATCTGAACTACCGTAAAAAATTATGGAGCAAGGAAAAAGCCCGCGAAGTGATGAGCGAGCTGTGTAAATATGTAGACGTATGCATCGGGAACGAAGAAGATGCGGAAACCACATTGGGTTTTAAGGCAAAAGATACGGATATCACCAAAGGAGAACTGAACCTGGAAGGGTATAAAGATGTGATCCGGCAGATGAAAGAAAAATTCAATTTTAAATACATCGCCTCTTCTTTACGCGAAAGTTATAGCGCCAGTGATAATGGCTGGAGCGCCCTGGTATCGGATGGTTCCGAGTTCTACCATACCAAAAAATATAATGTGCGTATTGTAGACCGTGTAGGCAGTGGCGACAGCTTTGCCAGCGGGTTGATTTATGGCCTGGTTACCGGTATGAGCATGGCGGACGCCGCAGAATTCGGTGTAGCGGCCTCTGCATTAAAGCATACCATACCCGGCGATTTAAATCATGCCACTTTAAGCGATGTAAAAGGACTGATGAAAGGGGATGCCAGCGGACGCGTACAACGCTAA
- a CDS encoding YhcH/YjgK/YiaL family protein: MVIDTLHNAARYESLHPLFKKALDYMRQTDLLNTAAGTYSVEENTIKAIISEAPGKKQETALEKFECHNRFIDIQYVISGTEQMGWKPRPDCKTPNGDYNPEKDVQFFKEMPDLYFTLHPGQFVIFFPEDVHAPMIGDGIIKKLVMKIAL; the protein is encoded by the coding sequence ATGGTAATAGATACTTTACATAACGCAGCCCGCTACGAAAGCCTGCACCCCTTGTTTAAAAAGGCGTTGGACTATATGCGTCAGACAGACCTTTTAAACACGGCAGCCGGCACTTACAGCGTAGAGGAAAATACGATCAAAGCAATTATATCCGAAGCGCCCGGCAAAAAGCAGGAAACAGCCCTGGAAAAGTTTGAATGCCACAACCGGTTTATTGATATCCAGTATGTGATCAGCGGCACCGAACAGATGGGCTGGAAGCCCCGTCCCGATTGCAAAACACCCAACGGTGATTATAACCCTGAAAAGGATGTGCAGTTTTTTAAAGAGATGCCGGATCTATATTTTACACTGCATCCGGGGCAGTTTGTCATCTTCTTTCCCGAGGATGTGCACGCGCCTATGATTGGCGATGGGATCATTAAAAAATTAGTAATGAAAATAGCTTTATAA